CCTTCAGTAGTATCTTTTCCAAACATTGTTGTCCACGTTCCAGAACCTTGTCCAGAAGTTGCAGTCATAACCGTTGAATTTACACCGTTACCTGACGCATTTAATTTCAAAGCAATATTTTTGTTCGTTGATGGGATTGCTCCAACTACAGCATTCGCTGAGTTTGCTGTTCCATTTAACAAACTTAATTCTGCTGCACCTAATAATGAACCTTTTGTGTTCTTAAATTGCCCTTCTTGTTTAACCGCAAGATTCCAACCAGAAATTGTTCCACGGTTATCTGTTACCTGAACATAATTTGGAACAGGCTTAGCAGAATCATCTTTATTGATGACACGACTTAAAGCCGCATTATAAGTTGCTGCGTTCCCAGAAGCCACTTTTTGTCCAAAAGTAATGTTTGAAATATAGTCAATACTTAACGGACCAGCATTTCCAGTACCAGGATTTTCTGGATCTGGTTTAATTTCATTGCCTGGATCGGTTGGATCGGTTGGATTAATCGGATTTGTATTGACTGTATATTCAACATCTGCCGTTGAGCGAGCAGAATCCCCTGTTTCTCCTGCAAAAGCTCCTATTTGTCCAATTACTAAACTTCCTAAAATTAATGAACTCCCTAAAACTAATTTTGTTACTTTCATGTTATGATTCTCCATTCTGACTTCTTTTTTTATTTTTATTTACTAAGAAAATGGCAACTGCTACTACTCCAAGACCACTAATATAGCTACTGAATCCAGCCTTTTCACCCGTTTGTGGAAATGTTGTCCCACCTGTATTCGGTTTTTCTGGCGTCGGATTCGGTTTTAAATTGGGTAAATCAGGTTTACTTGGCACTTCTTCTATATCACTAAAGAAAATCCCTACATCTGATTCTGCGCCATCTGCATACACATTCGTTGAGACAGCTAGAAAATTAAAGGAAAGTCCTAAAAGTAGTAGAAGAAATCCTATTTTTATTTTCATTTTTTACTGCTCCTCTCCCCTACATTTTGTTTCATCCATTTAATCTGGTGTTGTTGCGCTAGAACTTTTTTCATTTTCTGCAGTATCCATTAAAGTCCACACTAATTCTCCAGTGTATGAACCTTTGGTCGCTTGACCTGGATTAACGCGAAGCAACAAACCTTGATTTAAAGAACGATTCCAACTAACGGTTGTCTTCATAGGTGATAATGAACCCGTTTGGCTATGAACTAAACCAGATTGGTCATTAATCTCTACTTCCTCATTAGAAGAATTTACAAAACGTAACGCACCTGGTAGAGAAATGGCCTCATTACTGTCTAAGGTTAAATCTTTCCCAACCTTTAAATACAATTCCCAATTAGCCGTTTTCCCACGAGAATCTTCAATAATCATTGAAACATCCTCTGTCGGAGTGTAAACTTTTTTACGAGAAGAAATTTCTTTCGATCCAAAATCAACATCTTTCGGTGCTTGGAAAAATTCAATTGTCCCACCAGTTACTGTTCCAACGACTGATTTACTTAAATAGGTTGCTGGTGTAACATCTAATGCACGAACTGAGAGGTTGTAACTTCCTACTACACCTGAAATACCTCCATCTGTCCCGATTTCAGTCTGAACAGGTGCTCCTGTTACTTTATTCCATGCAACAGCTTGACTTCGTTTTATTAATTCAGCATGTAATAGCTCAGTTGTAGTTAAATCATTAAATTCTGGAACAATCATGCTAAAATCTGTTGCTTTTAAGAAAATATTTACACCAGATACAACAGAATCATCAATAATACTAATCCCTACCGTTACATCAATATAATTTTTAGCCTGATCAAATACGCGAACTACAACGGAATGTCCACCAATTTTAGTTGTGTCAATTTGGTCTGGTCCTTTACCTGCTACAAACTCAAAAGAGAATGTTTTGCCAGGAATTGGATCCTGATTATCTAAAATATTTTTAACGTAATTTTGTGGATTTTGATCTAAAATGACTGGTCCATCTGCTAAATTAAATTCCTTAGGATTTGGATCAGCGGTTGGCGGAGTGGTATCGACAACTGCTTGTAAATTTGACTTAGCACTTGTATTTGGGGTTGCATTTCCCTCTTCATCCGTTGCATGATCACTAGACGTCGTATAGTATTCCAAATATGGAACTAAAGGACGTTTATCTGCTGGTATCGTAATTGTATATTTCCCAGTACTATCTGCAATCACGTCACTACCCAGTTGGATATCCCCTACTACGCTGTAGGCTCTAACTGTTGAGCCAACTTCAGCTGTTCCGGTAATGGTTGTATCTTGATCTTTAATTGGATTTAAAACAGGAGCGTCTGGCGCCGTACGATCTAAAACAAGCGCTGTATCAGATGCATCTTTTCCATTTAAAAAGCCATACCCTTTAATTCTCATACCAGCTTCTAAATAACTTCCTGCTGGTAGTGAAACAGACCAATTGCCTTCAGAATCTGCATTCGTATGGAAATTATTAGCTACGTTGCCTTGTTCTGATTCTATTTGTGAAGGGATTGTGGCTGTTGGTAATAGTGACTGATTCGCTACTGGATTGCCACTAGCATCAACCAAACTTAGCCGAATAAAAGCTCCTGGGTAAGCAATACCTGTAATAACATGGCTACTTGTATTTGTTTTGTTATCTGTTAAAGGACGATTAATTACTAAATCAACATCTGGAATAAAGGCAAATTTCAAGCGCGTAAAGTTTTGTGTTCTGAAATTAGCTTGAAAATCTGTTGTAACTGAGCTTGTAATTGAATTCCCTGTTGTACTCGTTACATTTCCACCACTATAGACCGTTTTTATGCCATACATTGGATTCCATTGTCTCGCTGCAGTCTCATTTAAAATATCTTGCCCACGATTCCAAGCCATAATATTTTGAATATCTACATTTAACGTACCATTCATAGATATTAATCGACTAGCTGTATTCGTATTCGTAAGTCTCAAATCAACCGATTCAGCATCTGAGAAGTTAAAAGTAGAACCTGATGCCATGTTGATAACATTGGATATCCCTGCTCCATCTAATTCTGCATCAAGAGTTGCTCTTCGACCAATTAATACTGAACCGCCAGCACCCTGTACATTAATACCGTTGTACGGAATTGTTGAAGTTGTTCCAGTTCTTTTCATCGTTAATGAACCGCCATCCTCAACATTGAAACTTCCGCTACCTGTCATATTAATCATACTTAGATAACTTGCATTTGCATATCCATTTGAAATATTTGACATTGCTAGATTTAATTTACCACCTGATTGAACTAATACTGAACCACCAGTTCCCATTCGAATGGCATCCCCATAAGCTCCATTGTAGTTTCTATGAAGTATCTTATCTAAATCGATATTCAATTCAGCGCCACTTTCAACAATTAGTTTAGCGTTGTTTTCCATTCCAATTCCGCCACGTCCGGTTGATTGAATTCCGGTGGTTTTATTGGTTGTAATATTTACTTTTGCACCATCTCTTACCCGGAACTCAGCTCCAGCTAATAGGTAAACAGCTGGCCAACCATTGGTACTACCTGATTCCCCCCATTGATTTGGTCCACCTACCTCTAAATCAATGACTGCATTTTTCCCAACATCAAAATTTCCACCACCATAAACATGGAAATTCGCTGAACCTGTTGTTCTTCCCCAAAAATGAGCATTTTCCATAAATGTTACATTTCCAGCTTCCATATTTTGCTGATTGGTCACTGCAGCAGTCGTTCCATCTGGTTTGTATAAGTTCCCTCTATCCTGAGTTGTCATCGTTGCTCCACTTAACGAAACATAACTAGGAGCAGTATCCACTTTTACATCGCCTGAGAAATAAGCTTTTGATGCATAAGAAGCTGTTAATTGAGAACCTGTGTAATCGACATTATGATAATACATATTAAAATTGTTTTGATTGACATTATTCGTGTAATTACTGAAAGGACCGTAATAATTAGTTCCATTTAGTTTCAAATTACGCATCACTAAATTCATGCTTTGATTTGCTGAAGCAAAATAAAATTGCATAGATAGACCTTGGAAATCAAGTCTCTTTACGCCACTTCCATCATAATCACCTTCAACAACCAATGTTTTCCCATTTCGCATAGCTGGACCTAACGCATAGCCTGGAAGTTGATTTGTAAGACCACTTGTAATCAATATGTCATTCATAAGATTAATTTGAGTAACATTAGTATCTTTCATAGCTGCTATAAAAGTTGCTTGATCAGTTACATTTGCTACAGTTCCTTCACTAGCAACTGGTGGCTCATCTACTCCAACAGCTCGTGTCTGTCTCGTAATCACTGGTTGGACTAGAGAATCAGTAGATTTATTTACTATTGATTCTTCTACTACTGGAGCTGTAGAATCTTGTAAAAGCTCCTTAACCTGAATCATTAGCTTCTCAGAGGTTTCTTTTTCATCGTTAAATTGACGAATAGCTTCTAATTCATAAGTTCCAGGAGTTTTAGCTTCAAGTGCCAAAATAAGTTCATTTTTTGTTTGATACTCTAACCACTTGATTTCAATTGTACGTGTATCTGAATCCCAAGTCGCTGTGAATTTATCTGATTGCTCATTCAATTGTTTTGTTTTTTCAGCATCAAATTCAAGACCTATCGGCAATTGAATTTTTGTACTGGCTATTTCCTTTTCCAATACTTTTTTATCTGCTTGACTATCTGTATCTGCTGCTGGTTCACTTGAATCCAATTGTTCACTATCTGTTTGTAGTGTCCCTTGCTCATTTAAAGTGATGTCAAATTTCTCATCAACCAAAACAGTTTCTTTATTTGCTCTTATTGACAATGCTTCACTAGCATTAATACCTGCAGTAAAAAATTGATTGATTGCAAAAACTCCACTCCCTATTAATAGAACCAACATACCTGCTAAAATGATTATTTTATTTCTAGTATTTTTCATAATAATCCATTTTTCCCTCCTTTACTTAAATTTTAGCCAAACTATAGCCCTTCATTCTCAAATCACCCCTTTCAAATTTAGTTTTATTTTACTGACTAAATTGCTTAATAATTCCCAATCATTATCTGTACTCGGAAAAGATCTTATAAAAACCGGAACTTGATACTCTTCCTCTAAATAGAAATCACTAATAATTAAATCCAATTCTTCATTTGCACTATTTTCAACAACCATCAAACTTTTATCGCGCATTTCCAACTCTTTTTTTTGCAAAAAATAATCATAGGGTGTTCCAACTGTATACAGCTTCACTTTAACTTTGTTTAGTGATTCTTGAATCATTGGTAATAATAGATCAAAAAATCTTTTGAGCAATCTGTCAGATTGTGCGTTGTCTTTGTCTTTTTTCATTAAACAAGCTAAGTGCTCCACGCAATTATTTATTCTCTTAAAAATAGACGAAGGAACTTGCTTTTGAAGTTCCTTACTATTAGTCTCAAAAACTAATTCAAAATAATTTTGTTCTTGGTAAATTGAAAATAATAACTGACAAACAAGTTCTTGCTCTTTATTTTTTTCCTTAAATATAAAATCCAAATTCTGAACTAAATTATTGATTAATTGAACTGCTTGTTGGTTAGCATCAGATTCGTCTGCAGTTTCCCAATCCTTCAAAGAAACAGTGGCAAACATACCACTTAAATACCAGAGACATACAATTTCATTTTCTATATTTGGAACTTTATGCGACCAAGTCTTAATGACATTTCCATAAAAATTAAAAATATTTAAAAGAACATTAGTTATTTTAAAGGGTAGGCTGTGCTCTTTTTCAATATAACATCCACTTTTTATCCTTGAAGCACATATTGCTACAGCATAGGAGAGTTGTATTTTTTGAGTAACTCCCATCCCATCTTGCATATCATTTTGAATTTTATCTGTTAATTTATGGGTATCTAGTTTCGAAACTTTTTCAAAAGGCCACTCGTTTCCTTGAAAAAATTCCCAATAAAATTGA
This Carnobacterium maltaromaticum DSM 20342 DNA region includes the following protein-coding sequences:
- a CDS encoding WxL domain-containing protein, whose translation is MKVTKLVLGSSLILGSLVIGQIGAFAGETGDSARSTADVEYTVNTNPINPTDPTDPGNEIKPDPENPGTGNAGPLSIDYISNITFGQKVASGNAATYNAALSRVINKDDSAKPVPNYVQVTDNRGTISGWNLAVKQEGQFKNTKGSLLGAAELSLLNGTANSANAVVGAIPSTNKNIALKLNASGNGVNSTVMTATSGQGSGTWTTMFGKDTTEGAESVQLHVPANTKIEKGAYSTTLVWTLSTDAAQ
- a CDS encoding LPXTG cell wall anchor domain-containing protein, with product MKIKIGFLLLLLGLSFNFLAVSTNVYADGAESDVGIFFSDIEEVPSKPDLPNLKPNPTPEKPNTGGTTFPQTGEKAGFSSYISGLGVVAVAIFLVNKNKKRSQNGES
- a CDS encoding adhesive domain-containing protein, with translation MKNTRNKIIILAGMLVLLIGSGVFAINQFFTAGINASEALSIRANKETVLVDEKFDITLNEQGTLQTDSEQLDSSEPAADTDSQADKKVLEKEIASTKIQLPIGLEFDAEKTKQLNEQSDKFTATWDSDTRTIEIKWLEYQTKNELILALEAKTPGTYELEAIRQFNDEKETSEKLMIQVKELLQDSTAPVVEESIVNKSTDSLVQPVITRQTRAVGVDEPPVASEGTVANVTDQATFIAAMKDTNVTQINLMNDILITSGLTNQLPGYALGPAMRNGKTLVVEGDYDGSGVKRLDFQGLSMQFYFASANQSMNLVMRNLKLNGTNYYGPFSNYTNNVNQNNFNMYYHNVDYTGSQLTASYASKAYFSGDVKVDTAPSYVSLSGATMTTQDRGNLYKPDGTTAAVTNQQNMEAGNVTFMENAHFWGRTTGSANFHVYGGGNFDVGKNAVIDLEVGGPNQWGESGSTNGWPAVYLLAGAEFRVRDGAKVNITTNKTTGIQSTGRGGIGMENNAKLIVESGAELNIDLDKILHRNYNGAYGDAIRMGTGGSVLVQSGGKLNLAMSNISNGYANASYLSMINMTGSGSFNVEDGGSLTMKRTGTTSTIPYNGINVQGAGGSVLIGRRATLDAELDGAGISNVINMASGSTFNFSDAESVDLRLTNTNTASRLISMNGTLNVDIQNIMAWNRGQDILNETAARQWNPMYGIKTVYSGGNVTSTTGNSITSSVTTDFQANFRTQNFTRLKFAFIPDVDLVINRPLTDNKTNTSSHVITGIAYPGAFIRLSLVDASGNPVANQSLLPTATIPSQIESEQGNVANNFHTNADSEGNWSVSLPAGSYLEAGMRIKGYGFLNGKDASDTALVLDRTAPDAPVLNPIKDQDTTITGTAEVGSTVRAYSVVGDIQLGSDVIADSTGKYTITIPADKRPLVPYLEYYTTSSDHATDEEGNATPNTSAKSNLQAVVDTTPPTADPNPKEFNLADGPVILDQNPQNYVKNILDNQDPIPGKTFSFEFVAGKGPDQIDTTKIGGHSVVVRVFDQAKNYIDVTVGISIIDDSVVSGVNIFLKATDFSMIVPEFNDLTTTELLHAELIKRSQAVAWNKVTGAPVQTEIGTDGGISGVVGSYNLSVRALDVTPATYLSKSVVGTVTGGTIEFFQAPKDVDFGSKEISSRKKVYTPTEDVSMIIEDSRGKTANWELYLKVGKDLTLDSNEAISLPGALRFVNSSNEEVEINDQSGLVHSQTGSLSPMKTTVSWNRSLNQGLLLRVNPGQATKGSYTGELVWTLMDTAENEKSSSATTPD
- a CDS encoding helix-turn-helix domain-containing protein; the protein is MIGTSKKTTHIQLNQIKQLVQTKYQGNLEIKSDRQGFSLERNIGFNIQEFTIQILKEEILFVLINTALKNETQDVQLFLEKNYISLSLYYSYQKRLNQFLKKYSIQLIANPYIHFEGEEHKIRLFLYQFYWEFFQGNEWPFEKVSKLDTHKLTDKIQNDMQDGMGVTQKIQLSYAVAICASRIKSGCYIEKEHSLPFKITNVLLNIFNFYGNVIKTWSHKVPNIENEIVCLWYLSGMFATVSLKDWETADESDANQQAVQLINNLVQNLDFIFKEKNKEQELVCQLLFSIYQEQNYFELVFETNSKELQKQVPSSIFKRINNCVEHLACLMKKDKDNAQSDRLLKRFFDLLLPMIQESLNKVKVKLYTVGTPYDYFLQKKELEMRDKSLMVVENSANEELDLIISDFYLEEEYQVPVFIRSFPSTDNDWELLSNLVSKIKLNLKGVI